From one Pempheris klunzingeri isolate RE-2024b chromosome 9, fPemKlu1.hap1, whole genome shotgun sequence genomic stretch:
- the tmem265 gene encoding transmembrane protein 121, whose product MVPTPQVCVSTLVTVSTMAVVDLYLLEQSMLGARGISGPSVWQCAAVLLGDVGFLLALRFVSAGVVSEARSPRRGFANALWFLFLSLLQLKLFFVCHNYRQERRPPDPLARKTLTLLLSICLPSLFLILTGADHMTPQRRKQEVRGRLLWVVVDLLDVLDLQAGLWEAQGGAAAGTGGVAEQRLPIWAEGLVFFYCYALLLLLPCVALTELGATGLPGQRGPRKEALYPWLSLVTINIFTLALRGTGMLWYRDSRVSTVFLGKNLLALAVKLSSAWERHKQERAAVGAGTVAGAEPGDSTLPSQSSVQGEGQAQGKAPPSHYHTLSRSQSHSISHVSLEPTETPLGPSFISHEL is encoded by the coding sequence ATGGTGCCCACGCCCCAGGTGTGCGTATCAACCCTGGTCACGGTGAGCACGATGGCAGTGGTGGACCTCTATCTGCTGGagcagagcatgctgggagctCGTGGCATTTCAGGGCCTAGTGTGTGGCAGTGTGCAGCAGTGTTGCTTGGTGATGTGGGCTTCCTGCTCGCGCTGCGCTTCGTGTCAGCCGGCGTGGTGTCAGAGGCGCGGTCGCCACGCCGGGGCTTTGCCAACGCCCTGtggttcctgttcctgtccctgcTCCAGCTTAAGCTCTTCTTCGTCTGCCATAACTACAGGCAGGAGCGCCGGCCACCTGATCCGCTGGCGAGGAAGACCCTGACGCTGCTGCTGTCCATCTGCCTACCCTCCCTGTTTCTTATCCTGACAGGAGCAGACCATATGACACCACAGCGCAGAAAGCAGGAGGTGCGGGGTCGGCTcctgtgggtggtggtggacCTGCTGGATGTGCTGGACCTGCAGGCGGGGCTGTGGGAAGCCCAAGGAGGGGCTGCAGCCGGGACTGGAGGGGTGGCCGAGCAGAGGCTGCCCATCTGGGCCGAGGGCCTGGTTTTCTTTTACTGCTACGCCCTCCTGCTGCTATTGCCATGTGTGGCACTGACGGAGTTGGGGGCCACCGGCCTGCCAGGGCAGAGGGGACCCCGTAAGGAGGCTTTGTACCCCTGGCTCAGCTTGGTCACCATCAATATCTTCACTCTGGCCCTGAGGGGGACAGGCATGCTGTGGTACAGGGACTCTCGTGTGTCCACTGTGTTCCTGGGGAAGAACCTGCTGGCTCTGGCTGTGAAGCTGAGCTCAGCCTGGGAGAGACACAAGCAGGAGCGCGCTGCTGTGGGAGCTGGGACTGTGGCTGGAGCAGAACCAGGAGACTCGACCCTGCCAAGCCAGAGCTCAGTGCAGGGAGAGGGCCAGGCCCAGGGGAAAGCTCCTCCCTCTCACTATCACACACTGTCTCGCTCCCAAAGCCACAGTATCTCCCATGTCAGCCTGGAGCCCACAGAGACGCCCTTAGGACCCTCTTTCATCTCCCATGAACTCTAG